From Micromonospora rhizosphaerae, the proteins below share one genomic window:
- a CDS encoding cupin domain-containing protein: MTHLDPPGGHDRPAVPSSATEALARCVSVEPAKFAAAHWGRGPLLSRAAELPNPHGFTDLLSPTDADELLSRRGLRTPFLRVAKDGELVPAARYTGGGGAGAEIADQVLDERILELYASGATLVLQGLHRIWPALVDFARDLGTALAQPLQVNAYLTPAGSQGFATHYDTHDVFVLQVDGRKHWRIHPPVLPDPLEKQPWGGRADEVSATAEGPAALDVVLEPGDALYLPRGWLHSAQAQESSSLHLTVGIRALTRYAMVEELLALAAEDPRLRAGLPFGTDIADPDAIEPELTETVEALRDWLLRADPAAVAAGLRNRAWPAARPAPIRPLAQAAALAGLDADTRVALRPGLRWQLAPAGDGRLALRLFDRTITLPAQCEPALRTLLTGGVTRVGDLPGFDDDADRLVLTRRLLKEAVLTPA, encoded by the coding sequence GTGACGCACCTCGACCCGCCGGGCGGCCACGACCGCCCGGCGGTGCCGTCTTCCGCCACCGAGGCGCTCGCCCGCTGCGTCTCGGTGGAGCCCGCCAAGTTCGCCGCCGCCCACTGGGGGCGCGGCCCGCTGCTCTCCCGCGCGGCCGAACTGCCCAACCCGCACGGCTTCACCGACCTGCTCAGCCCCACCGACGCCGACGAGCTGCTCAGCCGGCGCGGGCTGCGTACCCCCTTCCTGCGGGTAGCCAAGGACGGCGAGCTCGTACCGGCGGCGCGCTACACCGGCGGCGGCGGCGCGGGCGCCGAGATCGCCGACCAGGTCCTCGACGAGCGGATCCTGGAGCTGTACGCCTCCGGCGCCACCCTGGTGCTCCAGGGCCTGCACCGGATCTGGCCGGCGCTGGTCGACTTCGCCCGCGACCTGGGCACGGCGCTGGCCCAGCCGTTGCAGGTCAACGCCTACCTGACCCCGGCCGGCAGCCAGGGCTTCGCCACCCACTACGACACGCACGACGTGTTCGTGCTCCAGGTCGACGGCCGCAAGCACTGGCGGATCCACCCGCCGGTGCTGCCCGACCCCCTGGAGAAGCAGCCCTGGGGTGGCCGGGCCGACGAGGTCTCCGCCACCGCCGAAGGGCCGGCCGCTCTGGACGTGGTGCTCGAACCCGGCGACGCGCTCTACCTGCCGCGCGGCTGGCTGCACAGCGCGCAGGCGCAGGAGTCCAGCTCGCTGCACCTCACCGTGGGCATCCGGGCGCTGACCCGGTACGCCATGGTGGAGGAGCTGCTCGCCCTCGCGGCCGAGGATCCCCGGCTGCGCGCCGGGCTCCCGTTCGGCACCGACATCGCCGACCCGGACGCGATCGAGCCGGAGCTGACCGAGACGGTCGAGGCGCTGCGCGACTGGCTGCTCCGGGCCGACCCGGCCGCCGTCGCGGCCGGGCTGCGCAACCGGGCCTGGCCCGCCGCCCGACCGGCCCCGATCCGCCCCCTCGCCCAGGCCGCCGCCCTGGCCGGGCTGGACGCGGACACGCGCGTCGCCCTCCGCCCCGGGCTGCGATGGCAGCTCGCCCCGGCAGGGGACGGCCGGCTCGCGCTGCGCCTCTTCGACCGCACGATCACCCTCCCGGCACAGTGCGAGCCGGCCCTGCGCACCCTCCTCACCGGCGGGGTGACCCGGGTCGGCGACCTCCCCGGCTTCGACGACGACGCCGACCGCCTCGTCCTGACCCGCCGCCTCCTCAAGGAGGCCGTCCTCACCCCCGCCTGA
- a CDS encoding FtsK/SpoIIIE domain-containing protein — protein MADLRAQLVSRVRGMLSEALGATRNRLSTANADLAAGEERLARVRRAATAVPERVGAARDRRLAEIDARHTARIAELARRAAAAAQREAPGAASAPWENWQATPAGRAESPGAVRIGHVRIADVVPVPALVPLLDAGHVHLAGADREGVASVVPALLLRSLGRADPGAVRLFGYDPEHLGGGLAGFAPLGAAGLLTFVGPGGLGRLLDDLVEQIRRINETVLAGEYASLRELAAATGRRPEPWRVAVLLGGDELSRHERGQLDRVVRTGAACGVHLVVRGIELPDDATVTRIVAESDDARVGGLPVAVDEPPPATLVTETCRELASRVNAGPPPAPFTDLLPPPEQMWKEDSAHGLTAPIGEGPHGRPVLLTLGDYPPHALIGGPSGTGKTNLIFAWIGALAARYSPAELEFYLLDFKEGVSFARFAKGRRDPSFLPHLRLVGINVNTDREFGLALLRFLAEELRRRADAAKKHEVTKLAELRAVDPTGHWPRIVAVVDEFQALLAGRDVVAREAADLLEDLARRGRSQGIHLVLASQDVRGIEALWGRPALVAQFTLRIALPKALRILAERNDAAQSLPRHHAVVNAESGLGEGNQVARIPSASDWETWSELQHRLWRMRPPDAAPARLFDGDAIPKLAEAPDFRALTAPDEGVPRGAVALLGEIIDVQARSAALRLPRAPGRNLAVLGTRVDEACAVLDAAARSLARQHRPGTARFSIACLDPDADPAARALYEDLADDAAWYDEETVPELMAEVGDSLGAPGAPTMPHYLLLYAVDAAAGQLAGRAGRRTGLEQLRRILHDGPERRTHVLAWWRGVARMRADLGGPAARTDQIGAWVALDVQGAELGASLYPGTGGPDWYPRPWRGLYFDRAVHRTGQVIMPYGPSR, from the coding sequence ATGGCTGACCTGCGCGCCCAGCTGGTGTCACGGGTCCGGGGGATGCTCTCCGAGGCCCTCGGCGCGACCCGCAACCGGCTGTCCACCGCCAACGCCGACCTGGCCGCCGGCGAGGAGCGCCTGGCCCGAGTGCGGCGGGCCGCGACGGCCGTACCGGAACGGGTGGGCGCGGCCCGCGACCGCCGGCTGGCGGAGATCGACGCCCGGCACACCGCGCGGATCGCCGAGCTGGCCCGGCGGGCCGCGGCGGCCGCGCAGCGCGAGGCGCCCGGCGCGGCCTCGGCGCCCTGGGAGAACTGGCAAGCGACCCCCGCCGGCCGGGCCGAGTCGCCCGGCGCGGTGCGCATCGGCCACGTACGGATCGCCGACGTGGTGCCGGTGCCGGCCCTGGTGCCGCTGCTGGACGCCGGGCACGTACACCTCGCCGGCGCCGACCGGGAGGGCGTCGCCTCGGTGGTGCCGGCTCTGCTGCTGCGTTCCCTCGGCCGCGCCGACCCGGGCGCGGTCCGCCTCTTCGGGTACGACCCGGAGCACCTCGGCGGCGGGCTGGCCGGGTTCGCCCCGCTCGGCGCCGCCGGGCTGCTCACCTTCGTCGGTCCGGGCGGGCTCGGCCGGCTCCTGGACGACCTGGTGGAGCAGATCCGCCGGATCAACGAGACCGTGCTGGCCGGCGAGTACGCCTCGCTGCGCGAGCTGGCCGCGGCGACCGGCCGGCGCCCCGAGCCGTGGCGGGTGGCGGTGCTGCTCGGCGGCGACGAGCTGTCCCGACACGAACGCGGCCAGTTGGACCGGGTGGTCCGCACCGGCGCGGCCTGCGGGGTGCACCTGGTGGTGCGCGGCATTGAGCTCCCCGACGACGCGACGGTCACCCGGATCGTGGCGGAGTCGGACGACGCCCGGGTCGGCGGCCTGCCGGTCGCCGTCGACGAGCCGCCGCCGGCCACCCTGGTCACCGAGACCTGCCGGGAGCTGGCGTCCCGGGTCAACGCCGGCCCGCCGCCGGCGCCCTTCACCGACCTGCTGCCCCCGCCCGAGCAGATGTGGAAGGAGGATTCGGCGCACGGGCTGACCGCGCCGATCGGCGAGGGGCCGCACGGCCGGCCGGTGCTGCTCACCCTCGGCGACTACCCGCCGCACGCGCTGATCGGCGGCCCCTCCGGCACCGGCAAGACCAACCTGATCTTCGCCTGGATCGGCGCGCTGGCCGCCCGCTACTCCCCCGCCGAGCTGGAGTTCTATCTGCTGGACTTCAAGGAGGGGGTGTCCTTCGCCCGGTTCGCCAAGGGCCGGCGGGACCCGAGCTTCCTGCCGCACCTGCGGCTGGTCGGTATCAACGTCAACACCGACCGGGAGTTCGGGCTGGCGCTGCTGCGCTTCCTCGCCGAGGAGCTGCGCCGCCGGGCGGACGCGGCCAAGAAGCACGAGGTCACCAAGCTCGCCGAGCTGCGGGCGGTCGATCCGACCGGGCACTGGCCGCGGATCGTGGCGGTGGTGGACGAGTTCCAGGCGCTGCTGGCGGGGCGGGACGTGGTGGCCCGGGAGGCCGCCGACCTGCTGGAGGACCTGGCCCGGCGGGGCCGGTCGCAGGGCATCCACCTGGTGCTCGCCTCGCAGGACGTGCGGGGCATCGAGGCGCTGTGGGGCCGACCCGCGCTGGTCGCCCAGTTCACCCTGCGCATCGCCCTGCCCAAGGCGTTGCGCATCCTGGCCGAGCGCAACGACGCGGCGCAGTCGCTGCCCCGGCACCACGCCGTGGTCAACGCCGAGTCCGGACTGGGCGAAGGGAACCAGGTGGCCCGGATCCCGTCGGCCAGCGACTGGGAGACCTGGAGCGAGCTGCAGCACCGGCTCTGGCGAATGCGCCCGCCGGACGCGGCCCCGGCTCGGCTCTTCGACGGCGACGCGATCCCGAAGCTCGCCGAGGCGCCGGACTTCCGGGCACTCACCGCGCCCGACGAGGGGGTGCCGCGCGGCGCGGTCGCGCTGCTCGGGGAGATCATCGACGTGCAGGCCCGCTCGGCGGCGCTGCGGCTGCCCCGGGCGCCCGGGCGCAACCTGGCGGTGCTGGGGACGCGGGTGGACGAGGCGTGCGCGGTGCTGGACGCGGCCGCCCGGTCCCTGGCCCGCCAGCACCGCCCCGGCACCGCCCGGTTCTCCATCGCCTGCCTCGACCCGGACGCCGACCCGGCCGCCCGCGCCCTGTACGAGGACCTGGCCGACGACGCGGCCTGGTACGACGAGGAGACGGTGCCGGAGCTGATGGCCGAGGTCGGCGACTCCCTCGGCGCCCCCGGGGCCCCGACCATGCCGCACTACCTGCTGCTCTACGCGGTCGACGCGGCGGCCGGCCAGCTCGCCGGGCGGGCCGGGCGGCGGACCGGGCTGGAGCAGCTACGCCGGATCCTGCACGACGGGCCGGAACGGCGTACCCACGTGCTGGCCTGGTGGCGCGGGGTGGCGCGGATGCGGGCGGACCTCGGCGGCCCGGCCGCCCGCACCGACCAGATCGGCGCCTGGGTGGCCCTCGACGTGCAGGGGGCGGAGCTGGGCGCGTCGCTCTACCCGGGCACCGGCGGGCCGGATTGGTACCCCCGGCCGTGGCGGGGCCTCTACTTCGACCGGGCGGTGCACCGCACCGGCCAGGTGATCATGCCTTATGGTCCGTCGCGATGA
- a CDS encoding ATP-dependent Clp protease ATP-binding subunit — translation MRPGEFGPDPWDEFLARYFGRGEGGRRPPHRVDITRLMTADAREMLADAARRAAQRHSNDLDTDHLLWAALQREPLRDLVRRAGADPDALLNALGGRGDGAPRGEVPPNLSLTPAAKRALLDAHQLSRAMGANYIGPEHILMALPLNPESPAGRMLAAGRVQPESLQAASAERGAGPRPDRGTPTLDQYGRDLTDLARADQIDPVIGRADEIEQAVEILSRRTKNNPVLIGEAGVGKTAIVEGLAERICDGDVPQTLLGKRVVQLDLAGLVAGTRYRGDFEERLKKVIDEIRAHKDELIIFLDEIHTLVGAGGAGAEGGMDASNMLKPALARGELRVIGATTLDEYRRSIEKDAALARRFQPVFVPEPTLEDTVAILRGLRDRYEAHHQVRFTDEALVAAAELSDRYITDRYLPDKAIDLIDQAGARVRLRTRTPAEDVRDLERQLDEIRRNKAQAVSDEQYERASELRDRVSELEDQIRRARGDGESPEVPTVGPTEIAEVVSRATGIPVAQLTEEERDRLLRLEGYLHERVVGQDDAVSAVAEAVRRSRTGLADPNRPMGSFLFLGPTGVGKTELARALAEALFGESDRMVRVDMSEFQERHTVSRLVGAPPGYVGYEEAGQLTEAVRRRPYAVVLLDEIEKAHPDVFNILLQVLDDGRLTDSQGRTVNFKNTVLIMTSNLGSELITGAQRTVGFDLAQPGREQEASELRERLLRRLQENFRPEFLNRIDEVIVFQRLEAEQLRQITELMLEETRRRLHAQDIQIEFTPAGIDWLAEHGYQPEFGARPLRRVIQREVDNRVSRMLLEHQVSPGQKVVVDARDGQLVIDVFAGDRDYAAASTSHPR, via the coding sequence ATGCGACCCGGTGAATTCGGCCCCGACCCGTGGGACGAGTTTCTGGCCCGGTACTTCGGCCGGGGCGAGGGGGGACGTCGGCCGCCGCACCGGGTCGACATCACCCGGCTGATGACCGCCGACGCGCGCGAGATGCTGGCCGACGCGGCCCGGCGGGCGGCCCAGCGGCACAGCAACGACCTGGACACCGACCATCTGCTCTGGGCGGCGTTGCAACGCGAGCCCCTGCGCGACCTGGTACGGCGGGCCGGCGCGGACCCGGACGCCCTGCTCAATGCCCTCGGTGGGCGCGGTGACGGCGCGCCCCGGGGGGAAGTGCCGCCGAACCTCTCGCTCACCCCGGCGGCCAAGCGGGCGCTGCTCGACGCCCATCAACTCTCCCGGGCGATGGGGGCGAACTATATCGGTCCGGAACACATCCTGATGGCCCTGCCGCTGAACCCGGAGTCGCCGGCCGGTCGGATGCTCGCCGCCGGTCGGGTCCAGCCCGAGTCCTTGCAGGCCGCCAGCGCGGAACGGGGGGCCGGCCCCAGGCCGGATCGCGGCACGCCCACCCTGGACCAGTACGGGCGGGACCTGACGGACCTGGCCCGGGCCGACCAGATCGACCCGGTGATCGGGCGGGCCGACGAGATCGAGCAGGCGGTCGAGATCCTGTCCCGCCGGACCAAGAACAACCCGGTGCTGATCGGTGAGGCCGGCGTCGGCAAGACCGCGATCGTGGAAGGGCTGGCCGAGCGGATCTGCGACGGTGACGTGCCGCAGACGCTGCTCGGCAAGCGGGTGGTCCAGCTCGACCTGGCCGGCCTGGTCGCCGGAACCCGCTACCGCGGCGACTTCGAGGAACGGCTGAAGAAGGTGATCGATGAGATCCGGGCGCACAAGGACGAGCTGATCATCTTCCTGGACGAGATCCACACCCTGGTCGGGGCGGGCGGCGCCGGCGCCGAGGGTGGGATGGACGCATCCAACATGCTCAAGCCGGCCCTGGCCCGGGGCGAGCTGCGGGTGATCGGCGCGACCACGCTGGACGAGTACCGGCGCAGCATCGAGAAGGACGCCGCGCTGGCCCGCCGGTTCCAGCCGGTCTTCGTGCCCGAGCCGACCCTCGAGGACACGGTCGCCATCCTGCGCGGCCTGCGCGACCGGTACGAGGCGCACCACCAGGTCCGGTTCACCGACGAGGCCCTCGTCGCCGCCGCCGAACTCTCCGACCGGTACATCACCGACCGGTACCTGCCGGACAAGGCGATCGACCTGATCGACCAGGCCGGCGCCCGGGTCCGATTGCGGACCCGCACCCCGGCTGAAGACGTGCGCGACCTGGAGCGGCAGCTCGACGAGATACGCCGGAACAAGGCGCAGGCGGTCTCCGACGAGCAGTACGAGCGCGCCTCCGAGCTGCGCGACCGGGTGTCCGAGCTGGAGGACCAGATCCGCCGCGCGAGGGGCGACGGCGAAAGCCCCGAGGTGCCGACGGTCGGGCCGACCGAGATCGCCGAGGTGGTCTCCCGGGCCACCGGCATCCCGGTCGCCCAGCTCACCGAAGAGGAACGCGACCGGCTGCTCCGCCTGGAGGGGTACCTGCACGAGCGGGTGGTCGGGCAGGACGACGCGGTCAGCGCGGTCGCCGAGGCGGTGCGCCGCTCGCGAACCGGGCTGGCCGACCCGAACCGGCCGATGGGCAGCTTCCTCTTCCTCGGCCCGACCGGCGTGGGCAAGACCGAACTGGCCCGGGCCCTGGCGGAGGCGCTGTTCGGCGAGTCGGACCGGATGGTCCGGGTGGACATGAGCGAGTTCCAGGAGCGGCACACGGTCAGCCGGCTGGTCGGCGCCCCGCCCGGCTACGTCGGGTACGAGGAGGCCGGCCAGCTCACCGAGGCGGTGCGCCGCCGCCCGTACGCCGTGGTGCTGCTCGACGAGATCGAGAAGGCGCACCCGGACGTGTTCAACATCCTGCTCCAGGTGCTCGACGACGGCCGCCTGACCGACAGTCAGGGCCGCACGGTGAACTTCAAGAACACCGTACTGATCATGACGAGCAACCTGGGCTCGGAGCTGATCACCGGCGCCCAGCGCACCGTGGGTTTCGACCTTGCTCAGCCAGGTCGGGAACAGGAAGCCAGCGAGCTGCGGGAACGGCTGCTGCGCCGGTTGCAGGAGAACTTCCGCCCGGAGTTCCTCAACCGGATCGACGAGGTGATCGTCTTCCAGCGGCTGGAGGCCGAGCAGCTGCGGCAGATCACCGAGCTGATGCTGGAGGAGACCAGGCGCCGGCTGCACGCCCAGGACATCCAGATCGAGTTCACCCCTGCCGGCATCGACTGGCTCGCCGAACATGGCTACCAGCCGGAGTTCGGCGCCCGACCGCTGCGCCGGGTGATCCAGCGGGAGGTCGACAACCGGGTCTCCCGGATGCTGCTGGAACACCAGGTCTCGCCCGGCCAGAAGGTCGTCGTCGACGCGCGGGACGGACAGCTCGTCATCGACGTGTTTGCCGGTGACCGCGACTACGCCGCCGCCAGCACGTCGCACCCGCGGTGA
- a CDS encoding DUF3140 domain-containing protein, whose product MVREQRVDPEVEVIWEDFHALVNVPSEQLRRWLLTRGSGEEAFGPDPDLNLPEPGRHILRVLGKRKVDLTREDIEVMQEAIDRIRSLIDARPSGGNVDNEWRHSLLDLGHDVLIER is encoded by the coding sequence ATGGTACGCGAACAGCGGGTGGATCCCGAGGTCGAGGTGATCTGGGAGGACTTCCACGCCCTCGTGAACGTCCCCTCCGAGCAGCTGCGCCGGTGGCTGCTGACCCGCGGCTCGGGGGAGGAGGCGTTCGGTCCCGACCCGGACCTGAACCTGCCCGAGCCGGGCCGGCACATCCTGCGGGTCCTGGGCAAGCGCAAGGTGGACCTGACCCGGGAGGACATCGAGGTGATGCAGGAGGCGATCGACCGTATCCGGTCGCTCATCGACGCCCGGCCGAGCGGTGGCAACGTCGACAACGAGTGGCGGCACTCCCTGCTCGACCTCGGCCACGACGTCCTGATCGAACGCTGA
- a CDS encoding LysR family transcriptional regulator, which produces MNLELRHLRVVCAIAETGSVTKAASTLGLAQPALTAQLQRIERTLGGPLFERDRRGARPTALGELVLARARVLLPAMKGLQDEAARLAGAGDPPSRYRLGGVNSPILGRLVHRLAAEQPQVQITTYASWSMDELAQLVAGGRLDFALTGVCGDSSPSAEFGLSWREIAVDPVFVLLPQTHPLAGRDEVRLADLRREQWVAAPGDGCFGDCFAAACARAGFTPRKVYETDVRGCVDLVDAGEAVALCQATFRPVAGLVTRRLTGTPLRWRLLLGWHPDAPAARVAETMLETAVAAYTDSLAPHPDYLAWLLRHPDFGARPSTAGPPGGVRTG; this is translated from the coding sequence ATGAATCTGGAGCTGCGACACCTGCGGGTGGTGTGCGCCATCGCGGAGACGGGAAGCGTGACCAAGGCGGCCTCGACGCTCGGCCTCGCCCAGCCGGCCCTGACCGCCCAGCTCCAGCGGATCGAGCGGACCCTGGGCGGCCCGCTGTTCGAGCGGGACCGCCGGGGTGCCCGCCCCACCGCCCTGGGTGAGTTGGTGCTGGCCCGGGCCCGGGTGCTGCTGCCGGCGATGAAGGGCCTCCAGGACGAGGCGGCCCGGCTGGCCGGGGCCGGCGACCCGCCGAGCCGGTACCGGCTCGGCGGGGTGAACAGCCCCATCCTGGGCCGGCTGGTGCACCGGCTCGCCGCCGAGCAGCCCCAGGTGCAGATCACCACGTACGCCTCCTGGTCGATGGACGAGCTGGCCCAACTGGTGGCTGGCGGGCGGCTGGACTTCGCGCTGACCGGCGTGTGCGGGGACTCGAGCCCCTCGGCCGAGTTCGGGTTGAGCTGGCGGGAGATCGCCGTCGACCCGGTGTTCGTGCTGCTGCCGCAGACCCACCCGCTGGCCGGCCGGGACGAGGTGCGCCTGGCGGACCTGCGGCGCGAGCAGTGGGTCGCGGCGCCCGGTGACGGCTGCTTCGGCGACTGTTTCGCCGCCGCCTGCGCCCGCGCCGGTTTCACCCCACGGAAGGTGTACGAGACCGACGTGCGGGGCTGCGTGGACCTGGTCGACGCGGGCGAGGCGGTGGCGCTCTGCCAGGCCACCTTCCGCCCGGTCGCCGGGCTGGTCACCCGCCGGCTGACCGGGACGCCGCTGCGCTGGCGGCTGCTGCTGGGCTGGCACCCGGACGCGCCGGCCGCCCGGGTCGCGGAGACGATGCTGGAGACGGCGGTGGCGGCGTACACCGACTCGCTGGCACCGCACCCGGACTACCTGGCCTGGCTGCTGCGCCATCCGGACTTCGGCGCCCGGCCGTCGACGGCCGGACCGCCTGGCGGGGTGCGAACCGGCTGA
- a CDS encoding hemerythrin domain-containing protein, which produces MTVPLPPLPPAADDAYRPGGRNMADIADREHRQLLGLCDQAADPDLTAERRREVVDVLTATVSRHLSAEEQYLFPAARAVVPASAALVDREIEADAALLTALKGLTGPEDPALIEVADRVRGHVRRVAALVTPLREVATDAELIRLGNRWEIAEEAAPTRPHPGTPATPPWNRIVEPAVGVVDKVRDVVTGRRTYLADLKRPPKA; this is translated from the coding sequence ATGACCGTCCCGCTGCCGCCGCTGCCGCCCGCCGCCGATGACGCCTACCGGCCCGGCGGCCGGAACATGGCCGACATCGCCGACCGGGAGCACCGGCAGCTGCTCGGCCTCTGTGACCAGGCCGCGGACCCGGACCTGACGGCGGAGCGCCGGCGGGAGGTGGTGGACGTGCTCACCGCCACGGTGTCCCGGCACCTTTCCGCCGAGGAGCAGTACCTCTTCCCCGCCGCCCGGGCCGTCGTGCCGGCGAGCGCGGCGCTGGTCGACCGGGAGATCGAGGCGGACGCGGCACTGCTCACCGCCCTCAAGGGACTGACCGGGCCGGAGGACCCGGCACTGATCGAGGTGGCCGACCGGGTGCGCGGTCACGTCCGCCGGGTCGCCGCGCTGGTGACCCCGTTGCGCGAGGTGGCCACCGATGCCGAGCTGATCCGGCTGGGCAACCGGTGGGAGATCGCCGAGGAGGCGGCACCGACTCGGCCGCACCCGGGCACCCCGGCGACGCCGCCCTGGAACCGGATCGTCGAACCGGCGGTGGGCGTGGTGGACAAGGTGCGGGACGTGGTGACCGGGCGGCGGACCTACCTGGCCGACCTGAAGCGGCCGCCGAAGGCCTGA
- a CDS encoding M20/M25/M40 family metallo-hydrolase gives MTSDSASAHPRQTDEVVDLCRDLLRIDTTNTGDNDTSVGERRAAEYVAEKLAEVGVDAEIYESAPGRANLVARIAGTDPGRDALLVHGHLDVVPADPDEWSVDPFSGEIRDGYLWGRGAIDMKDFDAMVLAVVRGWQRTGVRPSRDIVLAFTADEEAGSDYGAHFLAQRHRDLFDGCTEAIGEVGGFSYSVNEQQRLYLIETAEKGIDWLRLHAKGRPGHGSFIHDDNAVTALAEAVARVGRHHFPVTVTATVRAFLEEVSEVLGVEVDPNDPETAIAKLGPIANIIGATIRSTANPTRLAAGYKDNVIPGRATATIDCRSLPGQSEMLEAQVRELVGPDIDIEYIQRQPALETTFDGDLVAAMSAALRAEDPGARPVPYMLSGGTDAKAFSRLGIRCFGFAPLRLPPDLNFSGLFHGIDERVPVDGLQFGVRVLDRFLRSC, from the coding sequence ATGACGAGCGACTCCGCTTCCGCCCACCCCCGCCAAACCGACGAGGTCGTCGACCTCTGCCGCGACCTGCTGCGCATCGACACGACCAACACCGGGGACAACGACACCAGCGTCGGGGAACGCCGCGCCGCGGAGTACGTGGCGGAGAAGCTGGCGGAGGTCGGCGTGGACGCGGAGATCTACGAGTCGGCGCCGGGCCGCGCGAACCTGGTCGCCCGGATCGCCGGCACCGACCCGGGCCGGGACGCGCTGCTGGTGCACGGCCACCTCGACGTGGTGCCCGCGGACCCCGACGAGTGGTCGGTGGACCCGTTCTCCGGCGAGATCCGCGACGGCTACCTCTGGGGCCGGGGCGCGATCGACATGAAGGACTTCGACGCCATGGTGCTCGCCGTCGTCCGCGGCTGGCAGCGCACCGGGGTGCGCCCGTCCCGGGACATCGTGCTCGCCTTCACCGCCGACGAGGAGGCCGGCAGCGACTACGGCGCGCACTTCCTGGCGCAGCGGCACCGCGACCTCTTCGACGGCTGCACCGAGGCGATCGGCGAGGTGGGCGGCTTCTCCTACTCCGTCAACGAGCAGCAGCGGCTCTACCTGATCGAGACCGCCGAGAAGGGCATCGACTGGCTGCGGCTGCACGCCAAGGGCCGCCCGGGGCACGGCTCGTTCATCCACGACGACAACGCGGTCACCGCGCTCGCGGAGGCCGTCGCCCGGGTCGGCCGGCACCACTTCCCGGTCACCGTCACCGCGACCGTGCGGGCCTTCCTCGAGGAGGTCTCCGAGGTGCTCGGCGTGGAGGTGGACCCGAATGACCCGGAGACCGCGATCGCCAAGCTCGGCCCGATCGCCAACATCATCGGCGCGACCATCCGCAGCACCGCCAACCCGACGCGGCTCGCCGCCGGCTACAAGGACAACGTCATCCCGGGCCGGGCCACCGCCACCATCGACTGCCGCAGCCTGCCGGGCCAGTCGGAGATGCTGGAGGCGCAGGTGCGGGAGCTGGTCGGCCCGGACATCGACATCGAGTACATCCAGCGGCAGCCCGCGCTGGAGACCACCTTCGACGGCGATCTGGTGGCCGCGATGTCGGCCGCCCTGCGCGCCGAGGACCCGGGCGCCCGGCCGGTGCCGTACATGCTCTCCGGCGGCACCGACGCCAAGGCCTTCTCCCGGCTCGGTATCCGCTGTTTCGGCTTCGCGCCGCTGCGGTTGCCGCCCGACCTCAATTTCTCCGGCCTGTTCCACGGCATCGACGAGCGGGTCCCGGTGGACGGGCTACAGTTCGGCGTGCGGGTTCTGGACCGGTTTCTCCGCAGCTGCTAA
- a CDS encoding DUF5703 family protein — protein MDYEYAPLRLPPNVDRLTAAAQLAIQAEFSGWELARVRLFRDGTRQVMLRRRRINQPQPGLSY, from the coding sequence ATGGACTACGAATACGCGCCGCTGCGGTTGCCGCCGAACGTCGATCGGCTGACCGCCGCGGCGCAGCTGGCGATCCAGGCGGAGTTCTCCGGATGGGAGTTGGCCCGGGTGCGGCTGTTCCGGGACGGCACGCGGCAGGTGATGCTGCGCCGTCGGCGGATCAACCAGCCGCAGCCGGGTCTGTCGTACTGA